One Neovison vison isolate M4711 chromosome 2, ASM_NN_V1, whole genome shotgun sequence genomic window carries:
- the LOC122899097 gene encoding translation initiation factor IF-2-like, with amino-acid sequence MALRRPPTPRAAWSRRTRVPSPPSPREGGGEAAARPGRDNGRGRRGPGSPRAGEGAGLGPGAGALPTRLGRAEGGEEFLCGSASGAARAGGAAQLCQAAAAAAAASARRGPGAQAGPPARGPPPPPAPRPAPSPRPAPSPRAPSPAPGAAHSREPPGPDGLRSRRGGGPTRPPLPPGAGRLARGLAERTGGRAALQTQPPAAAAAAAASALAEPRSEQQATRKVCARLRTEPEPEPEPGAGAPARPCKGRRARGCGRVPKPPPAQPGPCGPGARGERARRRRRAPARAPARGKVAPSFGRGRGPGAGAVSAGRGAPRARGRLRLGPGPEQQRRRRRRRRRRRRAGRKCLRRRV; translated from the exons ATGGCTCTGAG gagaccccccaccccaagggcaGCCTGGTCCCGCCGGACCCGGGTCCCCAGCCCGCCATCGCCGCGAGAAGGGGGCGGCGAGGCGGCGGCCCGGCCTGGGCGGGACAATGGCCGCGGCCGCCGGGGCCCCGGGAGCCCCCGcgctggggaaggggctggcctAGGGCCCGGCGCCGGTGCCCTCCCCACGCGGCTCGGGCGGGCGGAGGGGGGCGAGGAGTTCCTTTGTGGCTCTGCCTCGGGCGCGgcgcgggcggggggcgcggcGCAACTTTgccaggcggcggcggcggcggcggcggcgagcgcGAGACGAGGCCCCGGGGCCCAAGCGGGGCCCCCAGCGCgcggcccgcccccgccccccgccccgcgcccggcCCCCTCCCCGCGCCCGGCCCCCTCCCCTCGCGCGCCGTCGCCCGCGCCCGGCGCTGCCCACTCGCGGGAGCCCCCGGGGCCGGACGGGCTGCGCAGCCGGAGAGGCGGGGGCCCGACgcggccccccctcccccccggagCCGGGCGCCTGGCGCGGGGGCTCGCCGAGCGCACGGGGGGCCGCGCGGCGCTGCAGACCCagcctcccgccgccgccgccgccgccgccgcctcggcgCTTGCAGAACCCAGAAGTGAACAGCAGGCGACCCGGAAGGTTTGCGCGCGGCTCCGCACCGAGCCGGAGCCCGAGCCGGAGCCCGGAGCCGGAGCCCCAGCCCGGCCCTGCAAGGGCCGCCGGGCGCGGGGCTGCGGCCGCGTCCCGAAGCCGCCGCCAGCACAGCCAGGTCCGTGCGGGCCCGGGGCGCGCGGGGAGCgggcccggcggcggcggcgggcgcccGCCCGAGCGCCCGCCCGCGGGAAAGTTGCGCCGAGTTTCGGGCGGGGGCGCGGACCGGGCGCGGGCGCTGTCAGCGCGGGCCGGGGCGCTCCGAGGGCCCGGGGCCGCCTGCGCCTCGGGCCCGGCCCggagcagcagcggcggcggcggcggcggcggcggcgacgacGGCGCGCGGGTAGGAAGTGTCTCCGGCGGCGTGTCTAG